The Pseudomonas triclosanedens genome has a window encoding:
- a CDS encoding NAD(P)/FAD-dependent oxidoreductase, with the protein MSMSADIVIVGAGPAGLSAALAAAPSGASIVILDDNPLPGGQIWRDGPNAHLPRAATELRERFAACANIRIHSGTRVVALAGERGLLLEDAEQGWRLDYQKLVLCTGARELLLPFPGWTLPGVTGAGGLQALIKGGMPVDGQRAVIAGSGPLLLASAATARANGARILRIAEQASWLALAGFAMKLPRWPNKLAQSFGLYDPGYRAGSHVVAALGSEHLEGVRLNQGGKLVEIECDRLACGFGLVPNIQLGQALGCAVDDDAIRVDAWQASSRTDIYAAGECTGFGGSELALVEGRIAGHAAVGDHHHARELWPQRKRWQGFAGALARNFALDPRLNHLAQPDTLVCRCEDVPYSALADKPDWTAAKLASRCGMGACQGRVCGAAARQLFGWQAPAPRPPFSPARVETLLQLAED; encoded by the coding sequence ATGAGCATGAGTGCCGATATCGTCATCGTCGGCGCCGGTCCGGCGGGCTTATCTGCCGCCCTCGCCGCCGCCCCCAGCGGCGCCAGCATCGTCATTCTCGACGATAACCCGCTGCCCGGCGGGCAGATCTGGCGCGACGGCCCCAATGCCCATTTGCCGCGCGCCGCCACGGAACTGCGCGAGCGCTTCGCCGCCTGCGCCAATATCCGCATTCACAGCGGCACCCGCGTGGTGGCACTGGCTGGCGAACGCGGCCTGCTGCTGGAAGATGCCGAGCAAGGCTGGCGGCTCGACTATCAGAAACTGGTGCTCTGCACTGGCGCTCGCGAGCTGCTGTTGCCATTCCCTGGCTGGACTCTACCCGGCGTGACCGGTGCCGGTGGTTTGCAGGCACTGATCAAAGGCGGCATGCCGGTAGACGGTCAGCGCGCGGTGATCGCCGGCAGCGGCCCGTTGCTGCTGGCCAGCGCCGCCACCGCCCGCGCCAACGGTGCACGCATCCTGCGCATCGCCGAGCAGGCGTCCTGGCTCGCATTGGCAGGGTTCGCCATGAAGCTGCCGCGCTGGCCGAACAAGCTGGCACAGTCCTTCGGCCTGTACGATCCGGGCTACCGCGCCGGCAGCCATGTGGTCGCCGCGCTGGGCAGCGAGCACCTTGAAGGCGTGCGTCTGAACCAGGGCGGCAAGCTGGTGGAGATCGAGTGCGACCGGCTGGCCTGCGGTTTCGGCCTGGTCCCCAATATCCAGCTCGGCCAGGCGCTGGGATGCGCGGTGGACGACGATGCGATCCGTGTCGATGCCTGGCAGGCGAGCAGCCGTACCGATATCTACGCGGCGGGCGAATGCACTGGCTTCGGCGGCTCCGAGCTGGCACTGGTGGAAGGCCGGATCGCCGGTCACGCGGCGGTGGGCGACCACCACCACGCACGTGAACTCTGGCCGCAACGCAAACGTTGGCAGGGCTTCGCCGGCGCGCTCGCGCGCAATTTCGCCCTCGACCCGCGACTCAATCACCTGGCGCAGCCGGACACCCTGGTCTGCCGCTGCGAAGACGTGCCCTACTCGGCACTCGCCGACAAGCCGGACTGGACCGCCGCCAAGCTCGCCAGCCGCTGCGGCATGGGTGCCTGCCAGGGGCGAGTGTGCGGCGCGGCGGCACGGCAACTGTTCGGCTGGCAGGCGCCCGCACCGCGCCCGCCGTTCAGCCCGGCGCGAGTGGAAACCCTCCTGCAACTCGCCGAAGACTGA
- a CDS encoding (2Fe-2S)-binding protein: protein MPDLFLDGRPLRVATGTTVAAALALGGDGTTRTSVSGQRRAPLCGMGVCQECRVSIDGQRRLACQTLCRDGMQVETRP from the coding sequence ATGCCTGATCTGTTCCTCGACGGCCGCCCGCTGCGGGTCGCCACCGGCACCACGGTAGCGGCTGCGCTCGCCCTGGGCGGCGACGGCACCACGCGCACCTCGGTCAGCGGCCAGCGCCGCGCTCCATTGTGCGGCATGGGTGTCTGCCAGGAGTGCCGGGTGAGCATCGACGGCCAGCGCCGCCTGGCCTGCCAGACACTCTGCCGCGACGGCATGCAGGTGGAGACCCGCCCATGA
- a CDS encoding NAD(P)/FAD-dependent oxidoreductase, translated as MSDADIIVIGAGIVGAACAHALAGRGFDVLVVDARLPGATAVGMGHLLVLDDNAAELALSDYSLQRWREWGNDMPAGCAYRNNGTLWLAANEAELAVAERKCEVLRQHGVAARMLSAAQLHEAEPELRADLHGALAIDGDGILYAPRAAAWLLESARLPIRQRQAKVVELDERRVRLDNGQRLTAQAVVLANGIQASELCPELPIEPKKGHLLITDRYPGKVSHTLVELGYVTSAHNASGPSVACNIQPRPTGQLFIGASRQFGNTDPQVEGWMLAKMLRRAVDYMPGLAGLNVIRSWTGFRAASPDGLPLVGEHPQRPGLWLAVGHEGLGVTTAPGTADLLAAQLCDESLPLAAEPYSPHRFLGVAAHA; from the coding sequence GTGAGCGATGCCGACATCATCGTCATCGGCGCTGGCATCGTCGGTGCCGCCTGTGCCCATGCCCTCGCTGGCCGCGGCTTCGACGTGCTGGTAGTGGATGCGCGCCTGCCCGGCGCCACGGCGGTGGGCATGGGGCACCTGTTGGTACTCGACGATAACGCCGCCGAACTCGCCCTGAGCGACTATTCGCTGCAACGCTGGCGTGAGTGGGGCAACGACATGCCGGCCGGATGCGCCTACCGCAATAACGGCACGCTCTGGCTGGCGGCCAATGAGGCCGAACTGGCCGTGGCCGAGCGCAAGTGCGAGGTATTGCGCCAGCACGGAGTGGCGGCGCGCATGCTGAGCGCCGCGCAACTGCACGAGGCTGAACCGGAACTGCGCGCCGACCTCCACGGTGCGCTGGCAATCGATGGCGACGGCATTCTCTACGCACCGCGCGCCGCCGCCTGGCTGCTGGAGTCGGCACGGCTGCCGATTCGCCAGCGGCAGGCGAAGGTCGTGGAACTCGACGAGCGCCGCGTGCGCCTGGACAACGGCCAGCGGTTGACGGCGCAGGCGGTGGTGCTGGCCAACGGCATCCAGGCCAGCGAGCTGTGTCCGGAACTGCCCATCGAACCGAAGAAGGGCCACCTGCTGATCACCGACCGTTACCCCGGCAAGGTCAGCCACACACTGGTGGAGCTGGGCTACGTGACCAGCGCGCACAACGCCAGCGGCCCGTCCGTGGCGTGCAACATTCAGCCGCGCCCGACCGGCCAATTGTTCATCGGCGCATCGCGGCAGTTCGGCAACACCGACCCACAGGTGGAAGGCTGGATGCTGGCGAAGATGCTGCGCCGAGCCGTGGACTACATGCCCGGCCTGGCCGGCCTCAACGTCATTCGCAGTTGGACCGGCTTCCGCGCCGCCAGCCCCGACGGCCTGCCGCTGGTAGGCGAGCATCCGCAGCGACCCGGCCTGTGGCTGGCGGTCGGCCACGAGGGTCTGGGCGTGACCACCGCGCCGGGTACTGCCGATCTGCTTGCCGCGCAACTGTGTGACGAGTCGCTGCCGCTGGCCGCCGAACCCTATTCCCCGCACCGTTTCCTCGGAGTCGCCGCCCATGCCTGA
- a CDS encoding 4-hydroxyproline epimerase yields the protein MKRIQVLDTHTGGEPTRLVLDGFPELGGGSMAERRQRLAERHDEWRAAAVLEPRGSDVLVGALLCEPVDPGACAGVIFFNNTGYLGMCGHGTIGLIVSLAHLGRIGPGVHKIETPVGTVEATLHDDRSVSVRNVPAYRYRKQVPLDVPGHGRVHGDIAWGGNWFFLISDHGLRVAGDNLDALTAYTVAVQKALEDQGIRGEDGGLIDHIELFADDPDADSRNYVLCPGKAYDRSPCGTGTSAKLACLAADGKLQAGMPWHQASVIGSQFEGRFEWAGDPAEGRIIPTIRGRAHVSAEATLLLEEDDPFAWGIRP from the coding sequence ATGAAACGCATCCAGGTTCTCGATACCCATACCGGCGGCGAACCCACACGCCTGGTGCTCGACGGCTTTCCTGAACTGGGTGGCGGCAGCATGGCCGAGCGTCGCCAGCGGCTCGCCGAACGGCACGATGAATGGCGCGCCGCTGCGGTGCTGGAGCCACGCGGCAGCGACGTGCTGGTCGGCGCGCTGCTCTGCGAGCCGGTCGATCCCGGCGCCTGTGCCGGGGTGATCTTCTTCAACAACACCGGCTACCTCGGCATGTGCGGCCACGGCACCATTGGCCTGATAGTCTCGCTGGCGCACCTGGGGCGCATCGGCCCCGGCGTGCACAAGATCGAAACGCCGGTGGGCACGGTCGAAGCCACGCTGCACGATGACCGCTCGGTGAGCGTGCGCAACGTTCCCGCCTACCGCTATCGCAAGCAAGTTCCACTGGACGTGCCCGGCCACGGGCGGGTGCACGGCGACATCGCCTGGGGCGGCAACTGGTTCTTCCTGATTTCAGATCACGGCCTGCGTGTGGCCGGCGACAACCTCGATGCGCTGACCGCCTATACCGTCGCCGTGCAGAAGGCGCTGGAAGACCAGGGCATCCGTGGCGAGGATGGCGGGCTGATCGACCATATCGAACTCTTCGCCGACGATCCCGACGCCGACAGCCGCAACTACGTGCTCTGCCCAGGAAAAGCCTACGACCGCTCGCCCTGCGGCACCGGCACCAGCGCCAAGCTGGCGTGCCTGGCGGCCGACGGCAAGCTGCAGGCGGGCATGCCCTGGCACCAGGCCAGCGTGATCGGCAGCCAGTTCGAGGGGCGCTTCGAATGGGCCGGCGATCCGGCCGAGGGACGCATCATCCCGACCATTCGTGGCCGCGCCCACGTCAGCGCCGAGGCGACGCTGCTGCTGGAAGAGGACGATCCCTTCGCCTGGGGCATCCGCCCGTGA
- a CDS encoding GntR family transcriptional regulator yields MPLRNAPNLGIVPSASETIAKHLREAIISGQLAENEPIRQDDIAQVFNVSKIPVREALKRLEAEGLVEFQRNKGALVTKISEPELAQMFEVRVILEAQAIRLAVPNMTAETFERAERICAEFIGEDDVGRWAELNWQLHACLYEPAQRPYLIGLIRSIHDKLERYLRMQMSLSAGKDRADHEHHDILEACRAGDGELAARLLEEHINGVCRTLYEHLPNRPSPS; encoded by the coding sequence GTGCCGCTACGCAACGCACCCAACCTGGGTATCGTTCCCTCCGCATCGGAGACCATCGCCAAGCATCTGCGCGAAGCGATCATTTCCGGCCAGTTGGCGGAAAACGAGCCGATCCGCCAGGACGATATCGCCCAGGTATTCAACGTCAGCAAAATCCCGGTGCGTGAGGCACTCAAGCGCCTGGAAGCGGAAGGCCTGGTGGAGTTCCAGCGCAACAAGGGCGCGCTGGTGACGAAGATTTCAGAGCCGGAACTGGCGCAGATGTTCGAAGTGCGGGTGATTCTCGAAGCCCAGGCAATCCGTCTCGCGGTGCCGAACATGACGGCGGAAACCTTCGAGCGCGCCGAACGCATCTGTGCCGAATTCATCGGTGAGGATGATGTCGGCCGCTGGGCCGAGTTGAACTGGCAGTTGCACGCATGCCTCTACGAGCCGGCGCAGCGGCCGTATCTGATCGGCCTGATCCGCTCGATCCACGACAAGCTCGAACGCTACCTGCGTATGCAGATGAGCCTCTCCGCCGGCAAGGACCGCGCGGATCACGAGCACCACGACATCCTCGAAGCCTGCCGCGCCGGCGACGGCGAGCTGGCCGCGCGCCTGCTCGAGGAGCACATCAACGGCGTCTGCCGGACCCTCTACGAACACCTGCCGAATCGTCCTTCGCCGAGCTGA
- the ispA gene encoding (2E,6E)-farnesyl diphosphate synthase, producing MIAEYQARCQARVDAALEKLFVAPREELTRIYAAMRYSVVNGGKRVRPLLAYAACEALGGEAERADGAACAVELIHAYSLVHDDLPAMDDDDLRRGQPTTHIAYDEACAILAGDGLQALAFEVIGNAGLNPQDAQTRLDMLMILARAAGSAGMVGGQAIDLESVGRKIDQAALETMHRHKTGALIEAAVQLGALASGRADAASLDALRRYAEAVGLAFQVQDDILDVESDTTTLGKTQGKDQAHDKPTYPALLGLDAAKTYALTLRDQALAALEGFGDSAEPLRALARYIVERRS from the coding sequence ATGATTGCCGAGTACCAGGCGCGCTGCCAGGCGCGTGTCGATGCTGCGCTGGAAAAACTCTTCGTCGCCCCTCGTGAAGAACTCACCCGCATCTACGCCGCCATGCGCTACAGCGTGGTCAACGGCGGCAAGCGCGTGCGGCCGCTGCTGGCCTATGCGGCCTGCGAAGCCCTGGGTGGCGAGGCGGAACGTGCCGATGGTGCGGCCTGCGCGGTCGAGCTGATCCATGCCTACTCGCTGGTCCACGACGATCTGCCGGCGATGGACGACGACGACCTGCGCCGCGGCCAGCCGACCACTCATATCGCCTACGACGAAGCCTGCGCGATTCTCGCCGGTGATGGCCTGCAGGCGCTGGCCTTTGAGGTGATCGGTAACGCCGGGCTGAATCCGCAGGATGCCCAGACCCGTCTCGACATGCTGATGATCCTGGCGCGCGCGGCCGGTTCCGCGGGAATGGTCGGCGGCCAGGCGATCGATCTGGAATCGGTCGGCCGCAAGATCGACCAGGCTGCTCTGGAAACCATGCACCGACACAAGACCGGCGCGCTGATCGAGGCTGCCGTGCAACTCGGCGCCCTGGCCAGCGGGCGTGCCGATGCCGCGTCGCTGGATGCGCTACGCCGCTACGCCGAGGCCGTCGGCCTGGCGTTCCAGGTGCAGGACGACATTCTCGACGTGGAAAGCGACACCACGACTCTCGGCAAGACCCAGGGCAAGGACCAGGCCCACGACAAGCCGACCTACCCCGCCCTGCTCGGCCTCGACGCCGCCAAGACCTACGCGCTGACACTGCGCGACCAGGCGCTGGCTGCGCTGGAAGGTTTTGGCGACTCCGCCGAGCCGCTGCGTGCGCTGGCCCGCTACATCGTCGAACGCCGTAGCTGA
- a CDS encoding exodeoxyribonuclease VII small subunit: MARKKASLDFEQSLTELQTLVERLESGELSLEDSLGAFEQGIRLTRDCQAALTQAEQKVQILLERDGELSEAPFDPEGEDA; encoded by the coding sequence ATGGCCCGCAAGAAAGCTTCCCTCGACTTCGAACAGTCCCTCACTGAGCTGCAAACGCTAGTGGAGCGCCTGGAGAGCGGCGAACTGTCGCTGGAGGATTCGCTGGGGGCCTTCGAGCAGGGCATCCGCCTGACCCGCGACTGCCAAGCCGCGCTGACCCAGGCGGAGCAGAAGGTGCAGATCCTGCTGGAACGCGACGGTGAGCTGAGCGAAGCGCCCTTCGATCCGGAAGGCGAAGACGCATGA
- a CDS encoding lysozyme inhibitor LprI family protein → MAKIPDSCLRVINSLQLSECFRARKDDADSRLNQTYQALLQRIGNAYRSSPEKKDLLKSQLKNAQRQWIYLRDADCELMAFEAEPGSQAHEGNVNQCVTAATQFRSRQLREMSSQLTPQEMIEQ, encoded by the coding sequence GTGGCAAAAATTCCGGATTCCTGTCTACGGGTGATAAATAGTCTCCAATTATCCGAGTGCTTCAGGGCGCGTAAAGACGATGCCGATAGCCGCCTCAACCAGACCTATCAGGCCCTGCTTCAGCGAATAGGAAATGCTTACCGATCCAGTCCCGAGAAGAAAGACTTATTGAAAAGCCAGTTAAAGAACGCGCAGCGTCAATGGATTTATCTGCGGGATGCGGATTGCGAGCTGATGGCTTTTGAGGCCGAACCAGGCAGTCAGGCCCATGAGGGAAACGTGAATCAATGCGTCACCGCGGCTACGCAGTTCCGTTCCCGGCAATTGCGCGAAATGTCCTCTCAGCTGACGCCACAAGAAATGATCGAGCAATGA
- a CDS encoding glycoside hydrolase family 19 protein codes for MEKQKKVERWSYPFKAKGEGGAASTEIIDPQVYYDALATAESGYYPVSSNGLWHGGVHFDQNTAGMLDQSSVRCIADGVVVAYRIDESYKKLTYTGSGTPKEVIYSTGFVLVKHRLELPPAPAAAPPAGGTPAPATPPAPEPDLTFYSLYMHLKDWESYKQEGAPTPPAFLCPTQYAVSAEHATNDFAGLYVRGGAPGTPAHANKVSIIPKGCKVQVGAASPINANWRKLVSILEGQPFPALAAEIEHWVFTGEMTPTESDDVFLIGQKANDVQASLLPGKGLTVRKEAKHNSAAMAVLPVGTELQLEDGTGIYRKIKSITASSLSAPVSPECAANIQGFVHFDSLKAVPLPPTLNTVHVLPEPAPITAGALIGHLGKYQAASQGQAHDLLHLEVFTCDDIEAFITKSRARAEQLKPEQKTLLKIPSETKVIDKPGASKDNPPQPSDPGNPTAYDMIFPLAVLNALPADRKITLSTTAGGTTTTQQWWKLDNLPGKDGNPLSGWVKEDEIITPRLHPWSWEGFDFIKETSTLSDQYVCKLRADGVLDDGEKTNYKAQVNENESFIGGPIQKRLFEIIDIKEKDGRLTPEEIRDALSKPWHAQSISRLIAQYESEWYADEGLSKWEALNFYMADEGENDWVKEKKRINSLLWWRNFSDDKKSQESADAWHFQPIALTSSFSRPQKQIITVELIEKVFSKTGDWFTGRGGSNSFMQEFPTNYPDIYKYDKEEFVAILNSCLEKYQINTPYYQAHFLSQCFHESARFETTLEFGSGANYNPGVHPSAVANENTEIGDGPKYRGRGLIQLTWKKNYRKYSEYRGINFVSHPELVATDMHNAIDASCWFWRNAGAFYQKYDCKGDINILIDNEKDNVELITKAVNGGSNGLSERAEFFHKIKTEWELN; via the coding sequence ATGGAAAAGCAGAAGAAAGTCGAACGCTGGTCCTACCCCTTCAAGGCCAAAGGCGAAGGCGGCGCCGCCAGCACCGAAATCATCGATCCACAGGTCTACTACGACGCCCTGGCGACCGCCGAAAGCGGCTACTACCCGGTCTCCAGCAACGGCCTCTGGCATGGCGGCGTGCACTTCGACCAGAACACCGCCGGGATGCTCGACCAGTCCTCCGTGCGTTGCATCGCCGATGGCGTGGTGGTCGCCTACCGCATCGACGAGAGCTACAAGAAGCTGACCTACACCGGCAGCGGCACGCCCAAGGAAGTCATCTACTCGACAGGCTTCGTGCTGGTGAAGCACCGCCTGGAACTACCCCCTGCGCCTGCCGCCGCTCCGCCCGCCGGTGGAACTCCCGCACCGGCAACGCCGCCAGCTCCGGAGCCCGACCTGACGTTCTACAGCCTGTACATGCATCTCAAGGACTGGGAGAGCTACAAGCAGGAGGGGGCGCCGACGCCACCGGCGTTTCTTTGTCCCACCCAGTACGCAGTCAGCGCAGAACACGCCACCAATGACTTCGCGGGCCTTTACGTTCGGGGCGGCGCGCCAGGCACTCCGGCACATGCGAACAAGGTCTCGATCATTCCCAAAGGCTGCAAGGTGCAGGTTGGCGCCGCATCGCCCATTAACGCTAACTGGCGGAAACTCGTCAGCATTCTGGAAGGACAGCCCTTTCCGGCGTTGGCCGCGGAAATCGAGCATTGGGTCTTCACCGGCGAAATGACTCCCACCGAGAGCGACGACGTATTCCTGATTGGACAGAAAGCCAACGACGTCCAGGCGTCGTTGTTACCAGGCAAGGGGCTCACGGTACGCAAGGAAGCCAAGCACAACTCGGCGGCAATGGCAGTGCTACCTGTTGGTACTGAACTTCAACTGGAAGACGGAACCGGTATATACCGCAAGATCAAATCGATCACGGCCTCCAGTCTGAGCGCGCCGGTGAGCCCTGAATGTGCCGCCAATATCCAGGGTTTCGTTCACTTCGATTCACTGAAAGCCGTACCGCTGCCGCCAACACTCAATACAGTACATGTGCTGCCGGAGCCGGCGCCCATTACCGCTGGCGCCCTGATCGGCCACCTGGGCAAGTACCAGGCGGCATCGCAAGGCCAGGCCCACGATCTGCTGCACCTCGAAGTCTTCACCTGCGACGACATCGAAGCCTTCATCACCAAGAGCCGCGCCCGCGCCGAACAGCTCAAGCCCGAGCAGAAGACACTGCTGAAGATTCCGTCCGAGACCAAGGTCATCGACAAGCCAGGCGCCAGCAAGGACAACCCGCCGCAACCTTCCGACCCCGGCAACCCCACCGCGTACGACATGATCTTCCCGCTGGCGGTGCTCAACGCCCTCCCGGCTGACCGCAAGATCACCCTGTCCACCACGGCAGGCGGCACCACCACCACACAACAGTGGTGGAAGCTGGACAACCTGCCCGGCAAGGACGGCAACCCACTCAGCGGCTGGGTGAAGGAAGACGAGATCATCACACCGCGCCTGCATCCCTGGAGCTGGGAGGGCTTCGACTTCATCAAGGAAACCAGCACCCTGAGCGACCAGTACGTATGCAAGCTCAGAGCGGACGGTGTTCTGGATGACGGCGAGAAGACCAACTACAAGGCACAGGTCAACGAAAACGAAAGTTTCATAGGCGGACCAATTCAAAAGCGGCTTTTCGAGATCATTGATATCAAGGAAAAGGATGGGAGGCTAACTCCTGAGGAAATCCGCGATGCTCTATCAAAGCCTTGGCACGCCCAATCCATCAGCAGATTGATCGCCCAGTATGAAAGTGAGTGGTACGCTGACGAAGGATTGAGTAAGTGGGAAGCACTTAATTTCTATATGGCAGATGAAGGCGAAAATGATTGGGTGAAAGAGAAAAAAAGAATAAATTCCCTACTATGGTGGAGAAATTTCAGTGACGACAAAAAGAGTCAAGAATCGGCTGACGCGTGGCATTTTCAGCCGATAGCACTAACAAGCAGCTTTTCACGCCCACAGAAACAAATAATCACAGTAGAATTAATTGAAAAAGTATTCAGCAAGACTGGGGACTGGTTTACAGGGAGAGGAGGAAGCAACTCTTTTATGCAAGAGTTCCCTACCAACTATCCTGACATATATAAATATGACAAAGAAGAGTTCGTTGCAATTTTAAACTCCTGCTTAGAAAAGTACCAAATCAACACCCCATATTATCAGGCTCACTTTTTGTCGCAGTGCTTTCATGAGTCAGCTCGATTTGAAACAACTCTCGAATTTGGCTCCGGTGCGAACTATAACCCTGGAGTACATCCTAGCGCCGTAGCAAATGAAAACACCGAAATAGGCGACGGCCCAAAGTATCGAGGAAGAGGCTTGATACAGTTGACCTGGAAGAAGAATTACAGAAAATACTCTGAATACAGAGGAATTAATTTCGTATCCCACCCAGAATTGGTCGCCACCGACATGCACAACGCTATCGATGCGTCCTGTTGGTTCTGGCGAAATGCCGGCGCATTTTATCAAAAGTACGATTGCAAAGGCGATATAAATATATTAATAGACAACGAGAAGGACAATGTCGAGCTGATAACAAAAGCAGTAAACGGCGGATCAAACGGTTTAAGCGAAAGAGCAGAATTCTTCCATAAAATCAAAACAGAGTGGGAACTCAACTGA
- the tssI gene encoding type VI secretion system Vgr family protein — protein sequence MFNPANQTHFSLSIDGIEHDLQVLEFHGSEGISQPYRFDVELVSERPDLPLAELLNKRAFLALSPGGAGIHGQIHRIAQGDAGKRLCRYRVTLVPQLAYLAHRINQRIFQHLTVPQIIAAVLEEHGILADAYRFSLGPTVYPKRDYCTQYDESDLHFIQRLCEEEGIHYHFQHSGEGHILVFGDDQTAFPRLGQPTPYIPDTGMVADLPVIKRFNLGVEARTSRVTRRDYDFEKPHVLMEAAHKPSAKGEPDLEDYDYPGRFTDRERGKHLSQRALERHRADHRQARGEGDQPKLVSGHFLELSEHPRGEWNDLWLLTEIHHEGKQPQVLEESATSDTTEHKDDFHQGYRNRFVATPWDVPFRPPLVHPKPKVLGNQSAVVTGPAGEEIHCDKYGRVKVQFFWDREGQADDKTSCWLRVASGWAGNLYGGIAIPRVGMEVLVTFLEGDPDQPLISGCLYHAENQVPYPLPANKTRSVFKTNSYPGGGGYNELRIEDRKGQEQIFLHAQRDWDENIEHDQRIRIGHERHDTVEANTYSEFRAEEHRITHADRKTELRADDHLTIANNQHVKLGTGQFIDAGQEIHLKAGQKLVVEAGMEITLKAAGSFIKLDPSGVTLVGPMVKINAGGSPGNGSGIGIKAPLQPNAADADKAGKEMEEALINVPLDLTSPRRRIVNFSF from the coding sequence ATGTTCAACCCGGCCAACCAGACTCACTTCAGCCTCAGCATCGACGGCATCGAGCACGACCTGCAAGTCCTCGAATTCCACGGTAGCGAGGGCATCAGCCAACCCTACCGGTTCGACGTCGAACTGGTCAGCGAACGTCCGGACCTGCCGCTCGCCGAGTTGCTGAACAAGCGGGCATTCCTCGCCCTCTCTCCCGGCGGCGCCGGCATCCACGGGCAGATCCACCGCATCGCCCAGGGCGACGCCGGAAAACGCCTGTGCCGCTACCGGGTAACCCTGGTGCCGCAACTCGCCTACCTTGCACACCGCATCAACCAGCGCATCTTCCAGCACCTGACGGTCCCGCAGATCATCGCAGCGGTACTCGAAGAGCACGGCATCCTGGCTGACGCCTACCGGTTCAGCCTCGGCCCGACCGTCTACCCCAAGCGCGACTACTGCACCCAGTACGACGAGTCCGACCTGCACTTCATCCAGCGCCTGTGCGAGGAAGAGGGAATTCACTACCACTTCCAGCACAGCGGCGAGGGACACATCCTCGTGTTCGGCGACGACCAGACCGCCTTCCCGCGCCTCGGCCAGCCCACGCCCTACATCCCCGATACCGGCATGGTCGCCGACCTGCCGGTGATCAAGCGCTTCAACCTCGGCGTGGAAGCCCGCACCAGCCGCGTCACCCGCCGCGACTACGACTTCGAGAAACCCCACGTACTGATGGAGGCTGCGCACAAGCCATCGGCGAAAGGCGAGCCTGACCTGGAAGACTACGACTACCCCGGCCGCTTCACCGACCGCGAGCGCGGCAAGCACCTCAGCCAGCGCGCCCTCGAACGCCATCGCGCCGATCATCGCCAGGCCCGTGGCGAAGGCGATCAGCCAAAGCTGGTCAGCGGCCACTTCCTCGAACTCTCCGAGCACCCGCGCGGCGAATGGAACGACCTCTGGCTACTTACCGAAATCCACCATGAAGGCAAGCAGCCGCAAGTGCTGGAAGAGTCCGCCACCAGCGACACCACCGAGCACAAGGACGACTTCCACCAGGGGTATCGCAACCGCTTCGTGGCCACTCCGTGGGATGTTCCGTTCCGGCCACCACTCGTCCATCCCAAGCCCAAGGTGCTCGGCAACCAGAGCGCCGTGGTCACCGGCCCGGCCGGCGAGGAGATTCACTGCGACAAGTATGGCCGGGTGAAGGTGCAATTCTTCTGGGACCGAGAGGGTCAGGCAGACGACAAGACCAGTTGCTGGTTGCGGGTCGCTTCCGGCTGGGCTGGCAACCTCTACGGCGGCATCGCCATTCCCCGCGTGGGCATGGAAGTGCTGGTCACCTTCCTTGAAGGCGACCCCGACCAGCCACTGATATCCGGGTGCCTCTACCACGCAGAGAACCAGGTGCCCTACCCGCTGCCAGCCAACAAGACCCGCAGCGTGTTCAAGACCAACAGCTACCCCGGCGGCGGTGGCTACAACGAACTGCGCATCGAAGACCGCAAGGGCCAGGAGCAGATATTCCTCCACGCCCAGCGCGACTGGGACGAGAACATCGAACATGACCAGCGCATCCGCATCGGCCATGAGCGCCACGATACCGTCGAGGCCAACACCTACAGCGAATTCAGGGCCGAGGAACACCGCATCACCCACGCCGACCGCAAGACCGAACTGCGCGCCGACGACCACCTGACCATCGCCAACAACCAGCACGTGAAGCTCGGCACTGGCCAGTTCATCGACGCCGGCCAGGAAATCCATCTCAAGGCCGGGCAGAAGCTGGTCGTCGAAGCCGGCATGGAAATCACCCTCAAGGCCGCTGGCAGCTTCATCAAGCTCGACCCGAGCGGCGTCACCCTCGTCGGTCCGATGGTCAAGATCAACGCCGGCGGCTCGCCCGGCAACGGCTCAGGCATCGGCATCAAGGCACCGCTGCAACCCAACGCGGCGGATGCGGACAAGGCAGGGAAAGAGATGGAAGAGGCACTGATCAATGTGCCGCTGGACCTAACCAGTCCCAGGCGCCGGATAGTCAATTTCTCCTTCTGA